Below is a window of Paramisgurnus dabryanus chromosome 20, PD_genome_1.1, whole genome shotgun sequence DNA.
gGAAAAATGTATCAAGTGCTGGACTTTAAATACATCACAtgtctttacgggatctttacGGCATCTGCGGAAATGAACTAACAGATTCCAGAAAAACATTAGCATTGCGaatgaaccaaaatcaaatGATTCCACATGCATTTTCCATGTATTTTTCGTAATCTCTGTTTAGATAGGGCTTTACAAAAATTTTTCTTAACTCTTAACTGGATTAATTTTAGTGtcgctgcaacctgagcagcctcctactGGCTACAACCCCACTctgtaatgctgcgtttacaccagccgcgtttgagacGTCAAAATcgtgtctagtttgccgcttgaacagttagAATGCATTCTCCCATATAGAGCAAAGTAGACGcgtggaaaaagcaagcatttgacgcgtaTCAGAGggaaatccgcttcttgtgggaggggcaagtgctatgcggttgtctgtttgcaagatggctgatgttgattgtgcatttatcaagagagttaccggtttgtatttggtctatagggggaaaataaacggcgcgggtcgataaacgtcacgtgactcaaaagtgaaatgtgtatttacaacttactaggttgcccaatgtcctcactgacactcttccaagcaaggtcatttttattcctgtctctatagaaataagaacttgtcgTATAGCTCTgggtgactgctcacggacattatcaagcgttccttcatgttgaatgagtgactccagcggggctgccgccacagcagcaagcaggttcctgattggttaacacggcgCGAAAATCCGTCAAAGTTTAAACTTTCCAACTTGGGCGTTAGCCGCAAATTTGTGTCAAACGCAAAttcacaaaaagcaccatttgtGCGCACCACGCCAGACGCTTAATTCGCGCAAACTATACGCGTGAATAAGGCGGAATTGTGTCTACCGCGTTgcgctaaatgcctcattcgctccgcgagacctccagacacgcgtcaatgcgtcttcacattgacttaacattgaaatcacttgcgcttgacgcctttaccgcggctggtgtaaacgcatcATAAGTTTTGTGTTCGGGTAGAAACACACAGGCCCGTCCATTGCCTGCCCATTTCTGCTTTCAACCCCTTCCAGCAGCTTAGTCAACAAATTCATGTGTCTTGCCCTGCCCACAAGAAGGCTGTACAatgacagtatttacaacactgGTAACAGACAATTACACTTATCAACCACGTGTGGGAACCGTAAGCCAATGtaacatagtgttgctttataTTGACCAGAATGCCAATAGTAGATGGATAATTATGTATAAGTAAAATAATACCAATGTAGTTCCATTTACAACACAAGTTTTGTTtgagcaaatgtttttttttctgtttaggATTTCGATGATAATGTGATGACATTTTTGAATGATAATAATTCTGTACAAATGTCCTCCACAGGCACCTCCTCCGTTATCTGCAAACCTCTAATCATTGATAGTCAACTCTTCATTATCGTAGCCCAACTGTTTGGTGGTTCGCACATCTTCAAGAGAGATGTCGCGGCAAACAAATTCATCAAAATCCAAGACAtagacattttgaaaatcagAAAGCCAAATGATGTGGAAATCTTCCACATTGACGGAGAGTCTTTCTTTATCATCGCCGATAGCTCTAAAGCCGGCTCGACAACGGTTTACAAATGGAATGGAAATGgcttttactctcatcagtccttGCATCCTTGGCACAGGGACACGGATGTGGAGTATTTAGAGATCTCTGGGAAGCCTCATCTGATTTTGTCCAGCAGCTCTCAAAGGCCGGTCATTTACCAGTGGAACAAAAGCGGCAAGCAGTTCGAACGGCGTACTGACATTCCAGAGATGGAGGACGTGTACGCGGTGAAACATTTCACTGTGAAGAGTGAGCTGTACATATGTCTAACACGCTTCATTGGTGACTCTAAGGTGATGAGATGGGATGGCGGCATGTTCAGCGAGATCCAGACCATGGCCTCTCGTGGATCCATGGTCTTTCAGCCATTCTCCATAGCGAAGTGGCAGTACGCCATCCTGGGCAGCGATTACGCCTTCACTCGGGTCTATCGCTGGGATGGAAAGAAAAGCCAATTCATTCCCTTTCAAGAACTCAATATTCAAGCACCCAGGGCTTTTTCTCTGGTGTTTATTGACAGCAGGGAACTTCTTATTGGCTCTAGTTTTAAGGGGCAAACACGCATATATGAACATCTTATCCTTGACTTGAGTAGCTGATTGGGGGGCTGATGAGGATACTGATAACTCCTGTGATGAATATGTTCATAATTATAGTATCCCCTAAACAAATGAAAGAAACAAGAAATTCTATTTTACTTACAGAAAACAAAGCCTATGTTTGGCATTACGGTAATGACAATCAAGCATAGTTCAACCATTCAGTTCTTAATACTGCATGCACAGTATTTATTgcgaaaaatacatttacattatggTGGTATTTGCTGCACTACTTAGGCTGATTTAAATGAAATGtataacaaaacaataaaagacTACTGGATTGCATTAATgtccatacaaatacaaatctTGTATTACATCATAGCATGAAGACTCTTAATGAAGAAGACTTGCATGATGGTACTGTTTATTAGGTATCATTAGGTATTGAagttctgtacattttttttaaaatcaaatttctTACTCTTTTATTTCTGTTGTATTTTTAACTTGTGACTACTGCAAatacttttataaaatacatgctAATCTGTTTATGAATCAGTTTTTTCTGCCCTGTTAGCTTATAAATTTATATGTGGCAGCTAGTAGATATTTGATATGCAGATGTTAAATACACAGACACTTTCTGACTTGTGTGTAGTGTTACTTTTGATTTTCAGAATTGCCTGTTAGTTTTTACATGTGTACAACACAACCATTTTTTTCAACAACAAAAATTAGTTTGAAGACAAAGAGATTGAATGTTGTTATGTTGGATAACGTTGTGCTTGCAGTTTCATGCCTACATTTTTGGCAACACTTTATTAGTGAAAACAGAACTAGAATTAAATAAAGACTTAATCATGTTAGTTGTTTTTGATTGTCAACTCAGTTTGTCAGCGAATGAACGCTAAGATTagattttttcttctttttgtaAGCTGTTTGGGAGGAGACAAGCAATTATTTAGAATCTTGTTCAATTATTTAGCATCTCTTAcagggaaagttcacccaaaatgaaaattctataGGGAAAAATAGTCAGTCATCAGAACaaaggtttgtaaaaacatgataGTGAGTAAATGTTTGacaacatttttgggtgaactatccttttaaaaatacatttatcatTAGGGATGTACCGAATGGGAAAATTCTTGGCTGAAGCTGAATAAAATGAAGAACTCAAAAAGATAATTCCTAAC
It encodes the following:
- the lgi1a gene encoding leucine-rich glioma-inactivated protein 1a, which encodes MGWVKMDVKRTVLFCFLCFLISVNGSRRRHTRCPASCTCSKDNALCANTESIPKSFPQDVISLSFVKSGFNEVPKESFINTPALHLLLFTANTFESVNEDAFHGLPHLEYLFIENNQIKSISPFAFRGLKSLVHLSLAYNNLETLPKDLFKGLEALTKVDLRGNLFSCDCKLKWFVDWMYLTNATVDQIYCNGPEAYQGKKINDLVSQSFDCITTDFSLLKSLEFQSISVEAFAFGGDQYVVFAQPFIGQCSFMEWDHVQMEFRNFDNITSTSSVICKPLIIDSQLFIIVAQLFGGSHIFKRDVAANKFIKIQDIDILKIRKPNDVEIFHIDGESFFIIADSSKAGSTTVYKWNGNGFYSHQSLHPWHRDTDVEYLEISGKPHLILSSSSQRPVIYQWNKSGKQFERRTDIPEMEDVYAVKHFTVKSELYICLTRFIGDSKVMRWDGGMFSEIQTMASRGSMVFQPFSIAKWQYAILGSDYAFTRVYRWDGKKSQFIPFQELNIQAPRAFSLVFIDSRELLIGSSFKGQTRIYEHLILDLSS